Proteins encoded within one genomic window of Amycolatopsis sp. 2-15:
- a CDS encoding TetR/AcrR family transcriptional regulator has protein sequence MTRDAAPAAPARPLRRDAELNRRRILESARAVFGKRGLEATLDDVAHHAGLGVGTVYRRFPGKEHLVEAMFVEQLQEVADLAEQALGAEDPWDGFVDFMWRTVELHSADRGLREIMLSKAFGHEHVAEVKAHMVPLITRLVERAQESGQLRADLVPTDLPLIHQMVGAAVEYTSAVEPQLWRRCLALILDGLRAEPGRATELPHPGLDQAEIDQAMCAWRQPRHPHPVTPPVPREKQ, from the coding sequence ATGACACGGGACGCTGCTCCCGCCGCACCGGCGCGGCCGCTGCGGCGTGACGCCGAGCTCAACCGCCGGCGCATCCTCGAATCCGCTCGCGCCGTCTTCGGCAAACGCGGGCTGGAGGCGACGCTCGACGACGTCGCGCACCACGCCGGCCTGGGCGTCGGCACCGTCTACCGGCGGTTCCCCGGCAAGGAACACCTGGTCGAGGCGATGTTCGTCGAGCAGCTGCAGGAGGTCGCCGACCTCGCGGAGCAGGCGCTGGGCGCCGAAGACCCGTGGGACGGTTTCGTCGACTTCATGTGGCGCACGGTCGAGCTGCACTCCGCCGACCGCGGGCTGCGGGAGATCATGCTGTCCAAGGCGTTCGGCCACGAGCACGTGGCCGAGGTGAAGGCGCACATGGTGCCGCTCATCACGCGGCTGGTGGAGCGCGCGCAGGAGTCCGGCCAGCTGCGGGCGGACCTCGTGCCCACCGACCTGCCGCTCATCCACCAGATGGTCGGCGCGGCGGTCGAGTACACCAGCGCCGTGGAGCCGCAACTGTGGCGCCGCTGCCTCGCGCTCATCCTCGACGGCCTGCGCGCCGAGCCGGGCCGCGCGACGGAGCTGCCGCACCCCGGGCTCGACCAGGCCGAGATCGACCAGGCGATGTGCGCGTGGCGCCAGCCCCGCCACCCACACCCGGTCACTCCCCCGGTTCCGCGCGAAAAGCAGTGA
- a CDS encoding PspC domain-containing protein — protein MTAPVTQRLSRPRNGRMIGGVCAGLARRFGTTPGTIRALALLSCLLPGPQFVAYLILWAIMPSE, from the coding sequence ATGACCGCACCTGTCACGCAGAGGCTGAGCCGCCCGCGCAACGGCCGCATGATCGGCGGCGTGTGCGCCGGGCTGGCCCGTCGCTTCGGCACCACGCCAGGCACGATCCGCGCGCTCGCGTTGCTGTCCTGTCTGCTGCCCGGCCCGCAGTTCGTCGCTTACCTGATCCTCTGGGCCATCATGCCCAGCGAGTGA
- a CDS encoding ABC transporter ATP-binding protein — MAEIVLDKVSKRYPDGALAVSEVDITIADGEFIILVGPSGCGKSTTLNMVAGLEDISSGELRIDGKRVNERAPKDRDIAMVFQSYALYPHMSVRENMAFPLRLAKVADATVKAKVEEAAAILDLTAHLDRKPSNLSGGQRQRVAMGRAIVRNPKAFLMDEPLSNLDAKLRGQMRTSVSKIQKQLGTTTLYVTHDQTEAMTLGDRVVVLRAGYVQQIGSPQFLYDNPANLFVAGFIGSPSMNFVPATLENGELHSPLGTTPLTDRVRRMAEAANAPREVIAGIRPENFEDASLVDTAQRGTGTTFTARIDVLESMGSEKFAHFTVEGEVATSAELAELAADSGSADVPGAASLIVARLSAESQAAENADLEIWFDADKVKLFDPSNGRNLTYQE, encoded by the coding sequence ATGGCTGAAATCGTCCTCGACAAAGTTTCGAAGCGTTACCCCGACGGCGCGCTCGCGGTGTCCGAAGTGGACATCACGATCGCGGACGGCGAGTTCATCATCCTCGTCGGCCCGTCCGGCTGCGGGAAGTCGACCACGCTCAACATGGTGGCCGGGCTGGAGGACATCTCGTCCGGTGAGCTGCGCATCGACGGCAAGCGCGTGAACGAGCGGGCGCCCAAGGATCGCGACATCGCGATGGTGTTCCAGTCCTACGCGCTCTACCCGCACATGAGCGTGCGTGAGAACATGGCGTTCCCGCTGCGGCTGGCCAAGGTGGCCGACGCGACGGTGAAGGCCAAGGTGGAGGAGGCCGCGGCGATCCTCGACCTCACCGCGCACCTGGACCGCAAGCCGTCGAACCTCTCCGGTGGCCAGCGCCAGCGTGTGGCGATGGGGCGCGCGATCGTGCGCAACCCGAAGGCGTTCCTGATGGACGAGCCACTGTCCAACCTGGACGCCAAGCTGCGTGGCCAGATGCGCACGTCGGTGTCGAAGATCCAGAAGCAGCTGGGCACGACCACGCTGTACGTGACCCACGACCAGACCGAGGCCATGACGCTGGGCGACCGCGTGGTGGTGCTGCGGGCCGGCTACGTGCAGCAGATCGGCTCGCCGCAGTTCCTCTACGACAACCCGGCGAACCTGTTCGTGGCCGGCTTCATCGGCTCGCCGTCGATGAACTTCGTCCCGGCGACGCTGGAGAACGGCGAGCTGCACAGCCCGCTGGGCACCACGCCGCTCACCGACCGCGTCCGCCGCATGGCCGAGGCCGCCAACGCCCCGCGCGAGGTGATCGCCGGCATCCGGCCGGAGAACTTCGAGGACGCGTCGCTCGTCGACACCGCCCAGCGCGGCACCGGTACCACGTTCACCGCGCGCATCGACGTGCTCGAGTCGATGGGCTCGGAGAAGTTCGCGCACTTCACCGTGGAAGGCGAGGTGGCCACGTCGGCCGAGCTCGCCGAGCTGGCCGCCGACAGCGGTTCCGCCGACGTACCGGGCGCGGCGTCCCTCATCGTGGCCCGGCTGTCGGCCGAGTCCCAGGCCGCGGAGAACGCGGACCTGGAGATCTGGTTCGACGCGGACAAGGTGAAGCTGTTCGACCCGAGCAACGGGCGGAACCTGACCTACCAGGAATAG
- a CDS encoding carbohydrate ABC transporter permease has translation MAIGGAVTTGRKVRWGLVDILVVAFALIPVLWIISLSFKTKDTLNDGSFWPQEWTLKNYADIFQTSEFLRALVNSIGIAVISTVIAVVLGTMAAYAIARLEFPGKQLLVGLSLLIAMFPQVSLVTPLFNIERNLGLFDTWAGLILPYITFALPLSIYTLSAFFREIPWELEKAAKMDGATPAQAFRKVIAPLAAPGVFTTAILVFIFCWNDFLFAISLTSTTASRTVPAALSFFTGSSQFEDPTGQVSAAAVVITIPIIIFVLFFQRRIVAGLTSGAVKG, from the coding sequence ATGGCCATCGGTGGTGCGGTCACGACCGGCCGCAAAGTGCGCTGGGGCCTCGTCGACATCCTCGTCGTGGCCTTCGCGCTGATCCCCGTTCTGTGGATCATTTCGCTGTCCTTCAAGACGAAGGACACACTCAACGACGGCAGCTTCTGGCCCCAGGAGTGGACGCTCAAGAACTACGCCGACATCTTTCAGACGTCGGAGTTCCTGCGGGCACTGGTGAACTCGATCGGCATCGCGGTGATCTCCACGGTGATCGCCGTGGTGCTGGGCACGATGGCGGCCTACGCCATCGCGCGCCTCGAGTTCCCCGGGAAGCAGCTGCTCGTGGGGCTTTCGCTGCTGATCGCGATGTTCCCGCAGGTCTCGCTCGTTACGCCGCTGTTCAACATCGAGCGCAACCTCGGCCTGTTCGACACGTGGGCCGGGCTGATCCTGCCCTACATCACGTTCGCCCTGCCGCTTTCGATCTACACGCTCTCGGCGTTCTTCCGGGAGATCCCGTGGGAGCTCGAAAAAGCGGCGAAGATGGACGGCGCGACGCCGGCCCAGGCCTTCCGGAAGGTGATCGCGCCGCTGGCCGCGCCGGGCGTGTTCACCACGGCGATCCTGGTGTTCATCTTCTGCTGGAACGACTTCCTGTTCGCCATCTCGCTGACGTCCACCACGGCGTCGCGCACGGTGCCGGCCGCGTTGTCGTTCTTCACCGGGTCTTCGCAGTTCGAAGACCCGACGGGCCAGGTGAGCGCGGCCGCGGTCGTGATCACCATCCCGATCATCATTTTCGTGTTGTTCTTCCAGCGTCGCATCGTGGCGGGGCTGACGTCCGGTGCGGTGAAGGGCTGA
- a CDS encoding carbohydrate ABC transporter permease, with protein sequence MSHRKGKPVLSEGKKAERRLGLWLCAPAFIVMIAVTGYPIVYSIWLSLQRYDLRFPAQQEFIGFANYGAVLTSSYWWTAFGTTMFLTVVSVAIEFVLGMALALIMHRTLVGRGLVRTVALIPYGIVTVVAAFSWYFAWTPDTGYLANSLASGGAPLTEQWPSLFIIILAEVWKTTPFMALLLMAGLALVPEDLLKAAAMDGASAWQRFTKVMLPVMKPAILVALLFRTLDAFRIFDNIYVLTNGAQDTGSVSMMTYDNLVKGLNLGIGSTMAVLIFITVAIIAFLFIKVFGTAAPGTDDGGKR encoded by the coding sequence GTGAGCCACCGCAAAGGAAAACCCGTTCTCAGTGAGGGGAAGAAGGCCGAACGGCGGCTGGGCCTGTGGCTCTGCGCGCCGGCCTTCATCGTGATGATCGCGGTGACGGGCTACCCGATCGTCTACTCGATCTGGCTTTCGCTGCAGCGCTACGACCTGAGGTTCCCGGCGCAGCAGGAGTTCATCGGGTTCGCGAACTACGGGGCCGTGCTCACCAGCTCCTACTGGTGGACGGCGTTCGGCACCACGATGTTCCTGACGGTGGTGTCGGTGGCGATCGAGTTCGTGCTGGGCATGGCGCTCGCGCTGATCATGCACCGCACGCTCGTGGGCCGCGGGCTCGTGCGCACCGTCGCGCTGATCCCGTACGGCATCGTCACGGTCGTGGCGGCGTTCTCGTGGTACTTCGCGTGGACGCCGGACACCGGCTACCTCGCGAACTCGCTGGCCTCCGGCGGGGCGCCGCTCACCGAGCAGTGGCCGTCGCTGTTCATCATCATCCTCGCCGAGGTGTGGAAGACCACGCCGTTCATGGCGCTGCTGCTGATGGCCGGTCTCGCGCTGGTGCCGGAGGACCTGCTGAAGGCCGCCGCGATGGACGGGGCCTCGGCGTGGCAGCGGTTCACCAAGGTGATGCTGCCGGTGATGAAGCCCGCGATCCTCGTCGCGCTGCTGTTCCGCACGCTCGACGCGTTCCGCATCTTCGACAACATCTACGTGCTCACGAACGGAGCGCAGGATACGGGGTCGGTGTCGATGATGACCTACGACAACCTGGTCAAGGGTCTCAACCTCGGCATCGGGTCCACGATGGCCGTGCTGATCTTCATCACGGTGGCGATCATCGCGTTCCTCTTCATCAAGGTGTTCGGCACCGCCGCACCAGGTACGGACGACGGGGGTAAACGCTGA
- a CDS encoding ABC transporter substrate-binding protein, translating to MGKKRLRGRSPARTGALLAAGLMTTGLLAACGTGGGPMKINVYYAPEDNFQTVVDNCNKAANGRYEIVYNKLQRGADDQRIQMARRLAAGDTSMDILGLDVTWVSEFAEAGWSEEWTGQNKAAASDGVLQGPLETATYEGKLYAAPKNTNVQLLWYDDRITPNPPKTWDEMMQMSQQLKKEGKPYSIVFTGAQYEGLVVIYNTLVESLGGHILSDDGKSVVMDQGAVDALALLKQVTSSGITDPSLTNQKEDDVRQTFQRGNAAFELNWPFVYASYAEEKPQDLSHFKWAVYPEAKAGMPAKTTIGGYDLAVSTYSQHKPEAFEAALCLRSAENQKFSAINDGVPPTIESVYHNDVPLDPSKPASNDNPNMAIKYPMRDTILDALKTAAVRPLSPAYQNASTVMSKILSPPSEIDPPVTAQQLREQLSDALQSKGVIP from the coding sequence ATGGGGAAGAAGAGGCTACGGGGTCGCTCGCCCGCCCGAACGGGCGCGCTGCTGGCCGCCGGATTGATGACCACGGGTCTGCTCGCCGCGTGTGGCACGGGCGGGGGACCGATGAAGATCAATGTGTACTACGCGCCTGAGGACAATTTCCAGACCGTTGTGGACAACTGCAACAAGGCCGCGAACGGGCGCTACGAAATCGTCTACAACAAACTCCAGCGCGGAGCCGACGACCAGCGAATCCAGATGGCTCGCCGGCTCGCCGCCGGGGACACCTCGATGGACATCCTCGGTCTCGACGTGACGTGGGTGTCGGAGTTCGCCGAGGCGGGCTGGTCCGAGGAGTGGACCGGGCAGAACAAGGCCGCCGCGTCCGACGGCGTGCTGCAGGGCCCGCTCGAGACGGCCACCTATGAGGGGAAGCTCTACGCCGCACCGAAGAACACCAACGTGCAGCTGCTCTGGTACGACGACCGCATCACCCCGAACCCGCCGAAGACGTGGGACGAGATGATGCAGATGTCGCAGCAGCTCAAGAAGGAAGGCAAGCCGTACAGCATCGTGTTCACCGGTGCGCAGTACGAAGGCCTGGTCGTCATCTACAACACGCTCGTCGAGTCCCTCGGCGGCCACATCCTGTCCGACGACGGCAAGTCCGTGGTGATGGACCAGGGGGCGGTGGACGCGCTGGCGCTGCTCAAGCAGGTCACGTCGTCGGGCATCACGGACCCGTCGCTGACCAACCAGAAGGAGGACGACGTCCGCCAGACGTTCCAGCGCGGCAATGCCGCGTTCGAGCTCAACTGGCCGTTCGTCTACGCCTCCTACGCCGAGGAGAAGCCGCAGGACCTGTCGCACTTCAAGTGGGCGGTGTACCCGGAGGCGAAGGCCGGCATGCCGGCGAAGACGACCATCGGTGGTTACGACCTCGCGGTGAGCACGTACTCGCAGCACAAGCCCGAGGCGTTCGAAGCCGCGTTGTGCTTGCGCAGTGCGGAGAACCAGAAGTTCTCGGCCATCAACGACGGCGTGCCGCCGACCATCGAATCGGTGTACCACAACGACGTTCCGCTCGACCCGTCGAAACCGGCGTCGAACGACAACCCGAACATGGCCATCAAGTACCCGATGCGCGACACCATCCTCGACGCGTTGAAGACCGCCGCGGTGCGCCCGCTTTCCCCGGCGTACCAGAACGCGTCCACGGTCATGTCGAAGATCCTGTCGCCGCCTTCGGAGATCGACCCGCCCGTGACGGCCCAGCAGCTGCGGGAACAACTCAGTGACGCGCTCCAGTCGAAGGGAGTGATCCCGTGA
- a CDS encoding general stress protein yields MMVSSPFGGGRPAGPPRLPTPPTGWPIGSYGTYQEAQRAVDFLAESEFAVTDVTIVGVDLMLVERVIGRLTLGRVLGAGAMSGAWFGLFAGLLLGFFVNQGFALQLLTGLVLGVLSGLLFAGISYRASRGRRDFSSASQLVAGRYDVLCQPRSAEQGRELLSKLALKPPPATA; encoded by the coding sequence ATGATGGTGAGCAGTCCCTTTGGTGGTGGCCGGCCGGCCGGGCCGCCGCGGCTCCCGACGCCGCCCACCGGCTGGCCGATCGGGTCGTACGGCACCTACCAGGAAGCCCAGCGCGCGGTGGACTTCCTGGCGGAGAGCGAGTTCGCGGTCACCGACGTGACGATCGTCGGCGTGGACCTGATGCTCGTGGAGCGCGTGATCGGCAGGCTCACCTTGGGCCGGGTCCTGGGCGCGGGCGCGATGTCCGGCGCGTGGTTCGGGTTGTTCGCCGGGCTGTTGCTGGGCTTTTTCGTGAACCAGGGCTTCGCGTTGCAACTGCTCACCGGGCTCGTACTCGGCGTCCTTTCCGGTCTGCTGTTCGCCGGCATCAGCTACCGCGCCTCCCGCGGGCGTCGCGACTTCTCGTCGGCGAGCCAATTGGTGGCCGGCCGTTACGACGTGCTGTGCCAGCCTCGTTCGGCCGAACAGGGGCGGGAACTGCTCTCGAAGCTGGCGTTGAAGCCGCCACCCGCCACCGCCTGA
- a CDS encoding acyl-CoA dehydrogenase family protein translates to MARLAQTAGLSDVQSEILATVRSFVDKEVIPRAQELEHADVYPVEIVEGMKALGLFGLTIPEEYGGLGESLLTYALVVEEIARGWMSVSGVINTHFIVAHMISRYGTEEQKRYFLPRMATGEVRGAFSMSEPDLGSDVAAIKTRARRDGEGYVIDGAKMWLTNGGTSNLIALLVRTDEGAEKPHQNLTAFLVEKPEGYGEVAPGLTIPGKIEKMGYKGVDTTEAVFDGFRIGADRVLGGAPGGGFSFMMDGVEVGRVNVAARACGIAIRAFELAVEYAQQRRTFGKPIAQHQAIAFKLAEMATKVEAAHLMMVNAARLKDSGARNDVGAGMAKLLASEFCAEVTQDAFRIHGGYGYSKEFEIERLMREAPFLLIGEGTSEIQKTIISRGLLREYKSKS, encoded by the coding sequence ATGGCCCGCCTCGCCCAGACCGCCGGCCTGTCCGATGTGCAGTCGGAGATTCTCGCGACGGTGCGTTCGTTCGTGGACAAGGAGGTGATTCCGCGTGCGCAGGAGTTGGAGCACGCGGACGTCTATCCGGTGGAGATCGTCGAGGGGATGAAGGCGCTGGGCTTGTTCGGGCTCACGATTCCCGAGGAGTACGGGGGTCTTGGTGAGTCGCTGCTGACGTATGCGTTGGTGGTGGAGGAGATCGCGCGGGGCTGGATGAGTGTGTCGGGTGTGATCAATACGCATTTCATCGTGGCGCACATGATTTCCCGGTATGGCACCGAAGAGCAGAAGCGGTATTTTCTGCCGCGGATGGCGACGGGGGAGGTGCGGGGTGCGTTTTCGATGTCGGAGCCGGATCTGGGTTCCGATGTCGCGGCGATCAAGACCCGTGCCCGTCGTGATGGTGAGGGTTATGTGATTGATGGCGCGAAGATGTGGCTGACCAACGGTGGCACGTCGAACCTCATCGCGTTGTTGGTGAGGACTGATGAGGGTGCGGAGAAGCCGCATCAGAACCTGACGGCGTTTCTGGTGGAGAAGCCTGAGGGGTATGGCGAGGTGGCGCCGGGTCTGACGATCCCGGGGAAGATCGAGAAGATGGGGTACAAGGGGGTCGATACGACGGAGGCGGTGTTCGACGGTTTCCGTATCGGTGCCGATCGGGTGCTTGGTGGTGCGCCGGGCGGGGGTTTCTCGTTCATGATGGACGGTGTCGAGGTCGGGCGGGTGAATGTGGCGGCGCGGGCGTGTGGGATCGCGATCCGGGCGTTTGAGCTGGCGGTGGAGTATGCGCAGCAGCGGCGGACGTTCGGGAAGCCGATCGCGCAGCATCAGGCGATCGCGTTCAAGCTGGCGGAGATGGCGACGAAGGTCGAGGCCGCGCACCTGATGATGGTGAACGCCGCGCGGTTGAAGGATTCCGGTGCCCGCAACGATGTCGGGGCGGGGATGGCGAAGTTGCTCGCGTCGGAGTTTTGCGCCGAGGTGACGCAGGACGCGTTCCGCATCCACGGCGGTTATGGCTATTCGAAGGAGTTCGAGATCGAGCGGTTGATGCGGGAGGCGCCGTTCCTGCTGATCGGTGAGGGCACCAGCGAGATCCAGAAGACGATCATCAGCCGCGGCCTGCTGCGCGAGTACAAGTCGAAATCCTGA
- a CDS encoding DUF4190 domain-containing protein: MNESYEHPSFEHQPYPPQGPPPGAGLAIGSLVCSIAGFIVCAPAAIAGVVMGHIAYYRSRHGRATGGALAIAGFVIGYLALAVWGIMIPLVLHELDKYGAFG, from the coding sequence ATGAACGAGAGCTACGAACACCCGTCGTTCGAGCATCAGCCGTACCCGCCGCAGGGCCCGCCGCCCGGCGCGGGGCTGGCGATCGGGTCGCTGGTGTGCTCGATCGCGGGCTTCATCGTGTGCGCGCCCGCCGCGATCGCCGGGGTCGTGATGGGGCACATCGCCTACTACCGCTCGCGCCACGGGCGGGCGACCGGCGGCGCGCTGGCCATCGCCGGCTTCGTGATCGGTTACCTGGCGCTGGCCGTGTGGGGGATCATGATCCCGCTCGTGCTGCACGAGCTCGACAAGTACGGCGCCTTCGGCTGA
- a CDS encoding DUF4190 domain-containing protein, translating to MTNPSEPQDRPNETTAYEPPATADPGSYDPPATADPAPYDPPAGDATAFSSADSVSAASDQPTAFAAPGSTGSSSETAFAAPGSTPTASPYAAPGNTTTGEQPSPYAPPGAQPSGGFAVPGQPEPAAYPGVQPSGAYAAPAYPGQPYPGPTASYPGAHGGPGMPAAAPYGRPYPQQPYGQPYSPYGPQQSNGLAIGALVCSLLGLLTCLIAIPGIVMGHIALAKANRGEAGGRGMALSAVVIGYVIVALYVGFFVTIVILGTNGYLDN from the coding sequence ATGACCAACCCGTCCGAGCCGCAGGACCGGCCGAACGAGACCACGGCGTACGAGCCGCCGGCGACCGCCGACCCCGGCTCGTACGACCCGCCGGCCACCGCGGACCCGGCGCCGTACGACCCGCCCGCGGGCGACGCGACGGCGTTCAGCTCGGCCGACAGCGTCAGCGCGGCGAGCGACCAGCCGACGGCCTTCGCCGCGCCGGGCAGCACCGGGTCCTCGAGCGAGACCGCGTTCGCCGCGCCGGGCTCGACCCCGACCGCGTCGCCGTACGCGGCGCCGGGGAACACGACGACCGGTGAGCAGCCGTCTCCCTACGCCCCGCCCGGCGCTCAGCCCTCCGGCGGCTTCGCCGTGCCCGGACAGCCCGAGCCCGCCGCGTACCCCGGCGTCCAGCCGTCCGGTGCGTACGCGGCTCCGGCCTACCCCGGCCAGCCCTACCCGGGCCCGACCGCCTCGTACCCGGGCGCGCACGGTGGCCCCGGCATGCCGGCCGCCGCGCCGTACGGCCGGCCCTACCCGCAGCAGCCCTACGGTCAGCCGTACTCGCCGTACGGCCCGCAGCAGTCCAACGGCCTCGCCATCGGCGCGCTCGTCTGCTCGCTGCTGGGCCTGCTCACGTGCCTGATCGCGATCCCCGGCATCGTCATGGGGCACATCGCACTCGCGAAGGCCAACCGCGGCGAAGCGGGCGGACGCGGCATGGCGCTGTCGGCCGTAGTCATCGGCTACGTGATCGTGGCGCTGTACGTGGGCTTCTTCGTCACGATCGTGATCCTCGGAACCAACGGGTACCTGGACAACTAG
- a CDS encoding slipin family protein yields MIVEILSAVVVVGGVWLASGVRVVKQFERGLVFRFGRVRPEVRGPGLTLLVPVADRMQKVNMQIVTMPVPGQDGITRDNVTVRVDAVVYFKVIDPVLAAINVQDYRAAVGQVAQTSLRSIIGKSDLDDLLSNRERLNQGLELMIDNPALDWGIHIDRVEIKDVALPETMKRSMSRQAEAERERRARVISADGELQASHKLAQAAETMAHVPSALQLRLLETVVQVSAEKNSTLVLPFPVELLRFLDANTPQAKGPAAEEPAVPEPQAPEAQTPEPQPPEPEPPELQAPEPEPPALERPVAQVTSPASNGHAGPPQPRQEGDALAE; encoded by the coding sequence ATGATCGTTGAAATTCTCAGCGCGGTGGTCGTCGTGGGCGGAGTCTGGCTCGCCTCCGGTGTGCGCGTGGTGAAGCAGTTCGAACGTGGCCTGGTGTTCCGCTTCGGGCGGGTGCGCCCGGAGGTGCGCGGGCCCGGCCTCACGCTGCTGGTACCGGTTGCGGACCGCATGCAGAAGGTCAACATGCAGATCGTCACCATGCCGGTCCCGGGGCAGGACGGCATCACGCGCGACAACGTGACGGTGCGCGTCGACGCCGTGGTGTACTTCAAAGTGATCGACCCGGTCTTGGCCGCGATCAACGTGCAGGACTACCGCGCGGCCGTCGGGCAGGTGGCCCAGACGTCGCTGCGGTCCATCATCGGCAAGAGTGACCTCGACGACCTGCTGTCGAACCGCGAGCGGCTGAACCAGGGCCTGGAGCTGATGATCGACAACCCCGCGCTCGACTGGGGCATCCACATCGACCGCGTCGAGATCAAGGACGTGGCCCTGCCGGAGACGATGAAGCGCTCGATGTCGCGCCAGGCCGAGGCCGAACGCGAGCGCCGTGCCCGCGTGATCTCGGCCGACGGCGAGCTGCAGGCGTCGCACAAGCTGGCCCAGGCCGCGGAGACGATGGCCCACGTCCCGTCGGCGCTGCAGCTGCGCCTGCTGGAGACCGTGGTGCAGGTGTCGGCGGAGAAGAACTCGACGTTGGTGCTGCCGTTCCCGGTGGAGCTGCTGCGCTTCCTCGACGCGAACACCCCGCAGGCCAAGGGGCCGGCGGCCGAGGAGCCGGCCGTCCCCGAGCCTCAGGCACCCGAAGCCCAGACACCCGAGCCCCAGCCGCCCGAACCCGAGCCACCCGAGCTCCAGGCACCCGAGCCCGAGCCGCCCGCGTTGGAGCGACCCGTGGCGCAGGTGACCTCGCCGGCGTCCAACGGGCACGCCGGCCCGCCGCAGCCGCGCCAGGAGGGTGACGCGCTGGCGGAGTGA
- a CDS encoding aminoglycoside phosphotransferase family protein has translation MTRLVIPPAFAARAPRVLGPECLPWLASLPDLADRFAREWDLEFEGEAMHGFVGVVQPARRADGTPAVLKLGWPHEESRDEPLALSTWAGRGSVLLLESAREEGAQLLERLDHTRTLQTAPVLEAVEIMSELARRLAVPAPPELSRTLTGEAERLLEELPKSWHDLGGPFPRRELDAALAVCRDLGPTAGALLVNEDLHYENVLAARREPWLVIDPKPIAGDLEYGVFSLLWNRFGESTVDAKLAATGLEADRARAWTLVRAVQNRLWFESDLHDVTDLGDEQPAYDALPALAAWACKS, from the coding sequence GTGACCCGACTCGTGATTCCGCCGGCGTTCGCCGCCCGCGCACCCCGTGTTCTCGGACCCGAGTGCCTGCCGTGGCTGGCGTCGCTGCCCGACCTGGCCGACCGCTTCGCCCGCGAGTGGGACCTGGAGTTCGAAGGCGAGGCGATGCACGGTTTCGTCGGTGTCGTGCAGCCCGCGCGCCGGGCCGACGGCACGCCCGCCGTGCTCAAACTGGGCTGGCCGCACGAGGAATCGCGCGACGAGCCGCTGGCACTGTCCACATGGGCCGGTCGCGGTTCCGTGCTGTTGCTGGAGTCAGCGCGTGAAGAAGGGGCGCAGCTGCTGGAGCGCCTCGATCACACGCGGACACTGCAGACAGCGCCGGTGCTCGAAGCCGTGGAAATCATGAGCGAGCTCGCGCGCCGGCTCGCCGTGCCGGCGCCACCGGAGTTGTCGCGGACGTTGACCGGCGAAGCCGAACGCCTCCTGGAGGAGCTGCCGAAGAGCTGGCACGACCTCGGCGGCCCGTTCCCCCGCCGCGAGCTCGACGCGGCCCTCGCCGTGTGCCGCGACCTCGGCCCCACCGCGGGCGCGCTGCTCGTGAACGAGGACCTGCACTACGAGAACGTGCTGGCCGCGCGGCGCGAACCGTGGCTCGTGATCGACCCCAAGCCGATCGCCGGTGACCTCGAGTACGGCGTGTTCTCCTTGCTGTGGAACCGGTTCGGCGAATCCACAGTGGACGCCAAACTGGCTGCCACCGGACTCGAGGCCGATCGCGCCCGCGCGTGGACGCTCGTGCGCGCGGTGCAGAACCGGTTGTGGTTCGAGTCGGATCTGCATGACGTCACCGATCTCGGCGACGAACAGCCGGCTTACGACGCTCTGCCCGCTTTGGCCGCCTGGGCCTGCAAGTCCTAG